One part of the Malus sylvestris chromosome 2, drMalSylv7.2, whole genome shotgun sequence genome encodes these proteins:
- the LOC126598917 gene encoding F-box protein SKIP23-like, producing MDSDWKNLPNHLLDLVLEKLASDDFLRFSLVCMSWSSVTKDNPRRPAPMLLVPSGGKQDTWNVYNVEKDKVSDLQLRLPNKRFCGSSKGWLVTVDETFAVTLMNPFARIQGCEENENSIIRLPSLMPPCPTRTMYWARRYDRYVHKATISADPVLNADECIVEVIFGDGYLLASVRPGKDKTWTYREHRTWHFIDDVVHVGGRVYCVDRSDRLNLDGKIIEERIVRKRYLVDLNEKEVLMVKRCFRMEKKEGNRHPSFVTQKFEIFRWNFEESKWIDMTSLGDVALFVGANDSASVLTSKLPGCQPDCIYFNSDWHCVEWNRQDYGVYNLKTQSISKPYAPHALTLLNMAKQKSIWFLPTLRS from the exons ATGGATTCAG ATTGGAAAAATTTGCCTAACCACCTTCTGGATTTAGTGTTAGAGAAACTTGCATCGGATGACTTTTTGAGATTCAGTCTTGTTTGTATGTCATGGAGTAGTGTAACAAAGGATAATCCTCGACGGCCAGCCCCAATGCTCTTAGTTCCCAGTGGTGGCAAACAGGATACATGGAATGTATACAACGTCGAGAAGGATAAGGTTTCTGATTTACAATTAAGGTTGCCGAACAAACGATTTTGTGGGTCTTCAAAAGGATGGCTTGTAACCGTCGATGAAACTTTCGCGGTGACCTTAATGAATCCGTTCGCAAGGATTCAAGGATGTGAAGAGAATGAAAATTCAATCATTCGCCTTCCTTCACTGATGCCTCCTTGTCCTACACGCACTATGTACTGGGCTCGACGATACGACCGTTATGTTCACAAGGCTACTATTTCAGCAGATCCGGTTTTAAATGCAGATGAATGTATTGTTGAGGTCATATTCGGGGATGGTTATCTATTGGCTTCTGTTAGACCTGGTAAAGATAAAACTTGGACCTATCGTGAACATAGGACGTGGCACTTCATTGACGATGTTGTTCATGTTGGAGGTAGAGTTTATTGCGTCGATAGGTCTGATAGACTTAACCTGGATGGGAAAATTATTGAAGAACGTATAGTTCGCAAGAGATATCTCGTGGATCTCAACGAGAAAGAAGTTTTAATGGTGAAAAGGTGCTTCAGgatggaaaaaaaagaagggaacaGACACCCCAGCTTTGTGacacaaaaatttgaaatttttagaTGGAACTTTGAAGAAAGTAAGTGGATCGATATGACAAGTTTGGGTGATGTTGCTCTCTTTGTGGGGGCAAACGATTCGGCATCTGTTTTGACCTCAAAGTTACCAGGATGTCAGCCGGATTGCATATACTTCAACTCAGATTGGCATTGTGTAGAATGGAATCGCCAAGACTATGGTGTGTATAACTTAAAGACTCAAAGCATTTCAAAGCCTTACGCTCCACATGCATTGACACTACTGAATATGGCCAAGCAAAAATCAATCTGGTTTCTGCCTACTCTTCGGTCATGA